ACTGATTATATGTTATTTATTGCAGCAGGAGCTTTTCATGTTGCAAAGCCTTCTGATTTAATTCCTGAAATGCAAGGAAGATTTCCAATAAGAGTAGAATTAGAAGCTTTAACAGAAAAAGATTTTGTTAGGATTTTAGTAGAGCCAGAAAATGCTATTACAAAACAATATAATGCATTATTAAAGACAGATGGTGTAAATATTATATTTACAAATGAGGGTATAGAAGAAATTGCAAAAATTGCATTTAATCTAAATGAAAAAATAGAAAATATTGGCGCTAGAAGATTATATACTGTAGTTGAAAGAGTATTAGAAGAAATCTCCTATGAAGCTCCGCTAGATTCGGAAGTAGATATTCAAATTACCAAAGAATATGTAAGGCAAAGAATTGGAGATTTAGCAGATAATAAGGATTTAAGTGAGTTTGTCCTTTAGGAGGAGATTATGAATAAAATATTAATAATCGATGATACACCTGAAATAGTGATGTTATACGAAAAAATGATAAATAATTATCTTCAAGATATTGATTTTGTTAATACAATAATATATACTGTAAAAGAGCTTAAAGAATTTCTTTATCACGAAGAAAATTTTAAAGAAAGATTTTCGCTTATTATAAGCGAAAGTGAATTACATGGAGAAAATATAATAGAATTATTAGAGGTTTTAAAAACATATCAGCCAAAAACCCCATTGTATATTGTAAGTAATAAAATGAATTTAAGTTCAATAAAAAATGCTTTTAAAATAGGGGTTATAGATTGGATTGAAAAGCCAATAGTTCCAGAAGAATTTTCTATAATGTTGGCTGAATCAATATTTAAAGGTGAAAGTTTTGAAAGCAAATATAGAAAATTGAAGAATGAATTATTTAAATTTGAATCTGATAATAATTTGGATTTTTTTATTCTAGAAGATAAAATTAGTTCTTTGATATGTGATAATCCTAATAGATATGAAGGACATATCCTTTTAGGATATTTATATTGGAAAAAATTAAAAAATATTAATTTATTAAAAAAACATTATTATGCTGCAAAAGCATTGGCTGAAAATGTTATAAAAGATAAAGAATTGGAAGATATTATCATCCGCATTTTGGAGGAATATGATAATGAAAAATAAAATGAAATATATTATTATTATTGGTTGTGGGAGATTGGGATCTGAATTAGCTAAAAAATTTTCGAAAGATCATAATGTTATTGTTGTAGATAAAAAGGTCGAAGCTTTAGAGAGATTAAAAAAATACAACTTTACTGGGTTTTCTATGGTTGTGGATAGTTCGGATATTGCCATTTTAGAGCAAGTAAAGGCTGAAAAAGCTGATATTATATATTTGGTTACACCTGATGATAATTTGAATTTTATGTTAGCTAATGCTTGCAATATGTTTTATAAATCCAAAAATCCTAACATAGAAATAATAGCACGTGTTAATGATCCTCATAAAAAAAGTTTATTTGAAAAAGCTGGGTTAAATATCTTCTGTCCAATAGAACATGCAGTTGATGAACTAGTTGGGAATGAAGGTGTAAATAATGAAAAATAAAATTTTTTATATTATAGAAGGAGAGAATATAGCTTATTCTATTGTCAGAAATTTATTACATAAAGGTTATAGTGTTTATTATATTTCTTCTAAAGAAGTAAATATAAATAAAATTTTATCTTTGAAAGCCTATTATTCTAATTTAGATGGTATTTTACATGATCCTACAGAAATTAGTTTTTTAGAAAGTTTAGATATGGCTCCAAATAGAGTAGGTGGAGTTATATCTCTTTCTGATGATGATGCACTGAACTTTGTAGTATCTTGGTTAATTAAAAGTTTATATGAGGATATAAGAGTTATTTCATTAGTTAATTATCCTGAAAATGAAAAATTATTTTTATTAAATCATATAGAAACTGTTAGTATAACTAATTGGATAGAAAAAATAATTGAAGCATCTTTAGAATATCAAACAAACTTAAGCTTCTTTAATCCTTATGCTGATAAACTTGCAATTATAGAAGTAAAAATAAAAAAGCAAGATTATGCAGCAAATAAAAAATTAAAAGATTTACATATGCCAGAAAATTCAATAGTAAGTATGCTTATTAGGGAAGATGGTATATTTGTTCCTCAAGGAAATACGGAGATTTTACCAGGAGATAAATTGGTTATTTTTTCTTTGAAAGACAAGGTTCCAGAGGTAAAACTCAAGATTTTGAAAGGATGAAAATATGCCAAAATACTTATATAATTTGAAACATAGATATAAAATAATATTCAAAAATACTGGTACAATGTTAGTATATTTTGGAATAGGATTAATATTATTTGGAACTCTTTCTTTATTATATAAAGATTTTAATTCTTTATATAGTTTTTTAGAATCTGGATTAATAAGTATTTTTGTTGGTTCATTTTTTATTTTAATAGGATGGAATAAAGAAAATGATTCTATAAATATTCAGGATGCAATTGTAATAATTTTTTTAGTTTGGACATTAGCAATTTTCTTTTCTGCTCTGCCATTTGTATTTTCTGGCATATTAAATATACACCATGCAATTTTTGAATCTACTAGTGGCTGGACAACAACTGGGCTTACTTTAGTTGATGTGGAAAAAATACCTAAAATTTTCTTATTATGGAGAAGTTTAATGCAGTATTTTGGTGGTGCAGGTTTTGCATTAATTATGGTTATTGCTACTGGCGCATTAGGAGTTGGGTTATATCAAGCTGAGGGCCGAACAGATAATGTTGTTCCGAATTTAAGAGATTCTGCTAAAATAATATTTGGAATTTATTTATCTTGGGCAATTATAGGTATATTTCTTTTGAAATTTATTGCTGGATTAAATTTTTTTGATGCTTTTAATCATACATTAACCGCATTGGCAACAGGTGGTTTTTCTACAAAAATAAATAGCGTTGGTGAATTTAATAATGTAAATGCTGAAATAATAATAATAATTCTAATGATTTCGGGTGGTACTGGCTTTGGGGTTCATTATGCGGCGTTGAGAAGAAAAGATTTATTTAAAAAAAATCCTGAACCAAAGACAATGTTTTTCATACTTTTAATATCAATATTTTTATTATTATTTTTTACAACAAAAATTTTATATGGTTTTTTTGGTGGATTAAGGCATGCAGTATTTCAAGCGGTTTCTGCGTTAACAGGTACAGGTTTTTCTACAGTATCATATGATAATTGGAATAATTTTGGATTATTGATAATGACAATTTTAATGATATTGGGAGGAATGATGGACTCTACTTCAGGTGGGTTGAAGTTATTTAGAGTTTTCGTTATATGGAAAATAATAACACATCAAATAAAAAATTATTTTAAACCAGAAGGAAGTGTTTTTCATATTGAAGTATATAAGGGAATATCTAAAAAAAGAATATCATATGATACTTTAAGAGATGTAATTGCTGTAGTATCAATGTATTTTTTAATATACATAATTGGCGTATTAGTATTATTATCATATGGATATACTATGGAAGATTCGCTGTTTGAATATGCTTCTGCATTATCAGCTGTTGGGTTATCGGTTGGTATTACAACACCAAATGCACCTTTAGGTGTAATATGGATAGAAACATTGGGAATGTATTTGGGAAGGTTAGAATTTTTTGTAATATTCTTTGCTATAATTAAAATATTTAGGGATATTAAAGATGTTATTCAACTAAAATTTTTGAAACTTAGAGGAGGTGACCCCTTTTAAAGGGTAAAATATGGGTCAGTATAAAAAGTTTAAAGGGACACAAGATATTTTTGGTGATGAAATAAAGCTTTGGTATTATATAGAAAATAAAGCACGTGAAATATTTTTGAAGTATGGTTATAAAGAAATTAGAACCCCTATTATAGAACCAACTGAACTATTTAAAAGAAGTGTAGGGGAATCTAGTGATATAGTACAAAAGGAAATGTATACATTTGAAGATAAAGGTGGTAGATCGGTCACACTAAGACCAGAAGGAACGGCTTCTGTAGTAAGGGCATATGTAGAAAACTCAATGATTAATATGGGATCTCCAATAAAATTATATTATATTGGTCCAATGTTTAGATATGAAAAACCTCAAGCTGGAAGATTAAGACAATTTCATCAAATAGGAGTAGAAATTTTTGGTACAGATACACCAATATCAGATGCAGAAATAATTGTTTTGGCAGATGAGCTATTAAAAGCTTTAGGATTAAAAAATTATAAAATTAAGATAAATAGTATTGGATGTCCAGAATGCCGCCCGAAATATAGAGAGGCTCTTAAAAATTATTATAAGCCTATGTTACCTAATATGTGTGAAGATTGTCAAAAAAGATATGATGTAAATATAATGAGATTATTAGATTGTAAAATTGATAATAAATATGCAAAGGATGCTCCTGTCATTTTAGATTATTTATGTGATGATTGTAAGGATCATTTTAATAGAGTTATAAGTTATTTAAATGCATTAGAAATTAATTATGAAATAGATTCAAGAATTGTTAGAGGTCTTGATTATTACTCTAAAACAGCCTTTGAAATTGAGCATTTAGATTTAGGTGCTCAATCAGTAATTTTAGGTGGTGGAAGATATAATTCTTTAGTGGAAGAAATAGGAGGAAAAGAAACTCCAGCTATAGGCTTTGGAATGGGAATTGAAAGAGTAATATTAGCATTAAAAAAAGAAAATATAAACATAGAAAATCCTGAAGTTATTGATGTATATATTGCTTATTCAGGGAAAGAAACAGATATTGAAGCTATGAAATTAGCTAAAAAGTTAAAGGATGAAGATTTAAAAGTATTCTTAAATATATCAGATAGAAGTATTAGAAATCAAATGAAACATGCTAATAAATTAAATGCCCGTTTTGTAGTTATTATTGGTGAAAATGAGATGCAAAACAATATAATAACTATAAAAAATATGCAGACTGGAGAACAATTTGAAGTGGAAAAATATTGGGCTCCTCAAATTTTAAAAGAAAAATCTATGTTGGAGTGATTTGATGGTTATTTTGAATCCTTTAATTGTAATAATCGGCATGATAATTTATTTAATACCATATTTATGGCCAGTAAGCTTTGCTATTACAATGTTTGTGTATCATATACTTTTAAAAAATAGAGATGAGCATATAAAAAGATTGAAGAAAATATTTGAAACAAAAGGAATAAAAAATTATGATTTTGGTAAAATAAAAGAAAAAGATTCATTAAAAGTATTGTTTGGATATATTATTTCTTTTTTGGGATTCACTTTAATATTTTTAAAATTATCTAATCAAATTGAAAAAATTTATAGTCAAATAACTTCTTTAGAAGAATTACAAAATTTAGAATATTCTTTGCCTCAATTTGATACATTTTTGTTTATTCTATTTTTATTCTTTTTATGGGTTACATATATAAATCTTTTAAATAAAATAATTAAAGATCAATTTTTTATCCAAAATATGGAAATTATAAATAATGTCATTGATAAACCAGTAATAAAATATAGAGATTCCAATTTTATTATGTTTCTTAGAATAATTACATTTAATTTATATGAATGGTTTTTACTTATTTCTTTAATTAGGGAAACAAATACATTGTATATTAAAGATGGGACATATAATATAAAAACTGAAGAACATCTAGAAGAAAAAAATATTGATAATAATATTGATAATAATGAGGAATTAGTAGAAAATAATTTTGAAACAAGAGAAGAATATTTAAGTTATTTATATTCTGTTTTATCTCAATTAAATAGTGTAAAAAGAATAAAAAAAATGGAAGAATTAGTATCAAATAATAAGATTTCTGAGGAAGAAGCTGAAAAATTGAAAAAAATGTTTTAATTTTACAAAAAATACAAAGAAAATTTACTTGACATTGTGGAAAAATATTAATATAATAATACCGATTTTATTATTGGCTGTCTTGTGAAAATATATAGGGAGGTATTTAAATGACAAGAGATGAACTTTTTGAAAAGGTAAAAGAAATTATAGTAGATACATTAAATGTTGATGAGGAAGACGTAACTTTAGACGCTTCTTTTACAGATGATTTAGATGCAGATTCATTAGAGTTAGTTGATTTAACAATGGCATTCGAGTCAGAATTAGGAGTATCTATAGAAGATGAAGAATTAGAGAAAATAAAAACAGTAGAAGATGTTGTAGATTCATTAGCAGAAAAATTAAATATAGATGAAGAATAATGACCTTTATAAGGGAAGCTTTCGCTTCCCTTATTTTATTTAAAATTATATAATAATTATTATTTAAATATCATTGTGGAGGTGAAGAAATGGCTAA
This window of the Marinitoga sp. 38H-ov genome carries:
- a CDS encoding response regulator, producing the protein MNKILIIDDTPEIVMLYEKMINNYLQDIDFVNTIIYTVKELKEFLYHEENFKERFSLIISESELHGENIIELLEVLKTYQPKTPLYIVSNKMNLSSIKNAFKIGVIDWIEKPIVPEEFSIMLAESIFKGESFESKYRKLKNELFKFESDNNLDFFILEDKISSLICDNPNRYEGHILLGYLYWKKLKNINLLKKHYYAAKALAENVIKDKELEDIIIRILEEYDNEK
- a CDS encoding NAD(P)-binding protein, giving the protein MKNKMKYIIIIGCGRLGSELAKKFSKDHNVIVVDKKVEALERLKKYNFTGFSMVVDSSDIAILEQVKAEKADIIYLVTPDDNLNFMLANACNMFYKSKNPNIEIIARVNDPHKKSLFEKAGLNIFCPIEHAVDELVGNEGVNNEK
- a CDS encoding TrkA C-terminal domain-containing protein, with protein sequence MKNKIFYIIEGENIAYSIVRNLLHKGYSVYYISSKEVNINKILSLKAYYSNLDGILHDPTEISFLESLDMAPNRVGGVISLSDDDALNFVVSWLIKSLYEDIRVISLVNYPENEKLFLLNHIETVSITNWIEKIIEASLEYQTNLSFFNPYADKLAIIEVKIKKQDYAANKKLKDLHMPENSIVSMLIREDGIFVPQGNTEILPGDKLVIFSLKDKVPEVKLKILKG
- a CDS encoding TrkH family potassium uptake protein: MPKYLYNLKHRYKIIFKNTGTMLVYFGIGLILFGTLSLLYKDFNSLYSFLESGLISIFVGSFFILIGWNKENDSINIQDAIVIIFLVWTLAIFFSALPFVFSGILNIHHAIFESTSGWTTTGLTLVDVEKIPKIFLLWRSLMQYFGGAGFALIMVIATGALGVGLYQAEGRTDNVVPNLRDSAKIIFGIYLSWAIIGIFLLKFIAGLNFFDAFNHTLTALATGGFSTKINSVGEFNNVNAEIIIIILMISGGTGFGVHYAALRRKDLFKKNPEPKTMFFILLISIFLLLFFTTKILYGFFGGLRHAVFQAVSALTGTGFSTVSYDNWNNFGLLIMTILMILGGMMDSTSGGLKLFRVFVIWKIITHQIKNYFKPEGSVFHIEVYKGISKKRISYDTLRDVIAVVSMYFLIYIIGVLVLLSYGYTMEDSLFEYASALSAVGLSVGITTPNAPLGVIWIETLGMYLGRLEFFVIFFAIIKIFRDIKDVIQLKFLKLRGGDPF
- the hisS gene encoding histidine--tRNA ligase, whose product is MGQYKKFKGTQDIFGDEIKLWYYIENKAREIFLKYGYKEIRTPIIEPTELFKRSVGESSDIVQKEMYTFEDKGGRSVTLRPEGTASVVRAYVENSMINMGSPIKLYYIGPMFRYEKPQAGRLRQFHQIGVEIFGTDTPISDAEIIVLADELLKALGLKNYKIKINSIGCPECRPKYREALKNYYKPMLPNMCEDCQKRYDVNIMRLLDCKIDNKYAKDAPVILDYLCDDCKDHFNRVISYLNALEINYEIDSRIVRGLDYYSKTAFEIEHLDLGAQSVILGGGRYNSLVEEIGGKETPAIGFGMGIERVILALKKENINIENPEVIDVYIAYSGKETDIEAMKLAKKLKDEDLKVFLNISDRSIRNQMKHANKLNARFVVIIGENEMQNNIITIKNMQTGEQFEVEKYWAPQILKEKSMLE
- the acpP gene encoding acyl carrier protein, translating into MTRDELFEKVKEIIVDTLNVDEEDVTLDASFTDDLDADSLELVDLTMAFESELGVSIEDEELEKIKTVEDVVDSLAEKLNIDEE